The Burkholderia sp. PAMC 26561 genome includes the window ATCGAGGTAATTGATTGCGCCCTCGGTGTATTGCGTGCGCGAGAGCTGCGCTGCGCGATTCGATGCGTTCACAGCCTCAGCTTGCGTCTGCGTCTGCGTTTCCAGAATGCGCAGGTCGGAGAGGTTGTCCTCTACTTCCTGGAACGCCACCAGCACCTGCTGACGGTAATTCGCCACATCCTCTTCATAGATGGCGCGTGCGTTCGCGAGGTTGCCCTTGCGACGGCCGCCATCGAAGATAGGAAGATTGAGCGCCGTACCCGCGAACGGTCCGAGCAGGAACGTACGGCTTGACCAGTTGAACAGGTCGCCGAGCGTTGCCGACTCGAACCCACCCGAACCGGTGATGTTCAGCGACGGGAAGAACGCCGACTTCGCCACGCCGATGCGCGAATTCGCTGCCGCCATAGCGCGTTCGGCTGCCGAGATATCCGGACGGCGTTCAAGCAACGACGAAGGCAAGCCCGGCGGAATCTTGATATCGACGGGCGTCAGCGGGTTGGCGGCCATGGTGAACTGCGATGCCGACTTGCCCAGCAACACGGCAAGGCTATGTTCCGATGCAGCCCGCATGCGCTGCACCGTCATGGCGTCGGACCTGGCGCTCGCAAGCTCGGAACGCGAACGTGCAACGTCGAGCTCGCTGATGTCGCCCTCTGCAAAGCGATGCTGCACGAGCTTCAGGCTTTGTTCCCGCAATGCGACCGTGCGTGCAAACACATCGTTTTCGGCATCGAGTTCGCGCAAGTTGAAGTAGTTCTGCGCAACGTCCGCTTGCAAGGCAAGTTGTACCGAGCGGAATAGCGCTTCGCTTTGCGCGGTATCGGCGTTTGCCGCTTTCACCGAATCCGATACGCGCCCAAACAGATCGACTTCGTACGATGCACTCGCCTGCGCGCGCCACAAGGTCTGCGACGGCACGTTGGTGTTCTGCGGCAGGAATTGCGACGCCGGCGACAGCCGCTCGCGCGTCGGGCCAAAACCCGCGTCGAGCGTCGGAAACAAGCCCGCCCGCGCCGTCTGGTTGATTGCACGCGATTCCGACACGCGCGCCGCTGCAGCTTTCAGGTTCTGGTTGGCATCGGCGGCCTGGCGTTCGAGGTCGTTCAGGGTGTCGTCGTTGAAGACGGTCCACCATTCGCCGCGCATCACCTGCTCCGACGGTTGCGCCGTCTTCCACGTGCCCTGCTCGGATGCGGCAAGCACCGTCTGCGATGTTTCCTTGAACGCAGCCGGCTCCTTCACGTCAGGCCTGGCATAAGTCGGTGCGAGCGAGCAGCCCGCGACGACCAGCAACGACCCGAGCAGCGCCGACAATCCCAGCCATCGTTTGATATTCAGCGTTTTCATTTCAATTTCTCTCATGCTTCGAGCGAAGCATTGACACCGCGCATGTGCGGATTGTGGCCGTGCTTGTCGACGAGATGCTCGCCGCCAGCCAGCTTTCTCAACAGCACATAAAACACCGGCGTAAGCATCAGGCCGAACAAGGTCACACCGAGCATGCCGAAGAACACCGCCACGCCCATCGCGTGACGCATCTCCGAACCGGCGCCCGACGAAATCACCAGCGGCACCACGCCCATGATGAAAGCGATCGACGTCATCAGAATCGGACGCAGACGCAGACGGCTTGCTTCAATCGCGGCTTCCACAATGGAGCGTCCCTGCATCTCCAGCTCACGCGCAAACTCGACAATCAAAATGGCGTTCTTCGCCGACAAGCCCACCAGCACCATCAAGCCAATCTGCGTGAAGATGTTGTTGTCGCCACCTGTGAGCCATACACCGACCAGCGCCGAGAGAATGCTCATGGGCACGATCAGGATCACGGCGAGCGGCAGCGTCAGGCTTTCATAGAGCGCAGCCAGCACCAGGAAAACCAGCAGCACGCTGATCGGGAACACCCACAACGCTGCATTGCCCGCGAGGATTTGCTGATACGTCAGGTCGGTCCATTCGAACTTGATGCCGCGCGGCAGCGTTTCGGCTGCGATGCGTTCCACTGCGGCTTGCGCCTGACCGGACGAATAACCCGGAGCCGGCCCACCGTTGATGTCGGCTGAGGTATAGCCGTTGTAGCGCACCACCATTTCCGGACCGTAAGTCGGCGTCACCTTCACGAGCGACGAGAGCGGCACCATTTCGCCGTTCGCATTGCGCGTCTTCAGCAAGCCGATGTCTTCCGTGTTCGCGCGGAACGGCGCATCCGCCTGCACCCGCACCTGATACACACGGCCGAAGCGGTTGAAGTCGTTCACGTACAACGAGCCGAGATACACCTGCATCGTGCTGAAAACATCGGTGACGGACACGCCCAGTTGCTTTGCCTTTACCCGGTCCAGATCCACGTTCAGTTGCGGCACGTTGATCTGATAGCTCGAGAACGTCGGGCCGAGCTCAGGCGACTGCGATGCGCGTTTGATGAACGCCTGCGTGGCGTCGTTCAATGCGGCATACCCCAGGGCGCCACGGTCTTCCAGTTGCAGCTTGAAACCACCCAACGTACCGAGACCCAGAACCGGCGGCGGCGGGAACACGGCAATGAAGGACCCCTTGATCACGGCGTACTGCTGATTCAGGGAACCCGCGATTGCACCGGCTGACAGCGCGCGGCCCTTGCGTTCGTCGAATGGCTTGAGCGTCACGAACACAACGCCGGCGCTCGACGAGTTGGTGAAGCCATTCACCGACAAACCCGGAAACTCCACCGCGCTTTGCACGCCCGGCGTCTTGCGCGCGATATCCGTCATCTGGCGGATCACAGCTTCGGTACGATCCAGCGATGCACCGTTGGGCAGTTGCGCAAAGCTGATCAGGTACTCCTTGTCCTGCGCGGGCACGAAGCCGCCCGGCACGATCTTGCCCATCATCACCGCGCCTGCAAGCAGCACGACATAAATGCCGACCATCACGGCCTTGCGGTTGATGACACCCGTCACGCCCTTGCCGTATTTCTCCGAACCGCGTTTGAAGACCTTGTTGAACTGCCGGAAGAATCCGCCGAACACGCGATCCATGCCGCGCGTGAGCCAGTCCTTCGGTTCGTCGTGGCCCTTCAGCAACATTGCTGCGAGCGCCGGCGACAAGGTAAGCGAGTTGAACGCGGAGATCACCGTCGAGATGGCGATGGTCATCGCAAACTGCTTGTAGAACTGACCTGTCAGGCCCGACATGAATGCGAGCGGCACGAACACGGCGGTCAGCGTCAGCGCAATCGCGACGATTGGCCCGCTCACCTCTCGCATTGCCTGGTAGGTCGCCTCCCGCGCCGACAAGCCGGCCTCGATATTGCGCTCGACGTTCTCCACCACCACGATCGCATCGTCGACCACGATCCCGATGGCAAGCACCATCCCGAAGAGTGACAACGCGTTGATCGAGAATCCAAACGCGAGCAACAACGAGAACGTACCGATGATCGAAACCGGAACGGCCAACAACGGAATGATCGATGCGCGCCACGTCTGCAGGAACACGATCACTACCAGCACGACCAGCGCAATGGCTTCGGCCAGCGTGTGGATCACCGCGTCGATACTCGAGCGCACGAACTGCGTCGGGTCATACACGATCTGGTATTCCACGCCCGCGGGCATGTCCGCCTGCAGTTCCTTCATGGTCTTGCGGACCGTGTCGGAGATCTGCAGCGAATTCGCGCCCGGCTGCTGGTTGATCGCCATCGCGACCGCGGTCTTGTTGTCGAGCAACGAACGCAGTCCATATTCCGATGCCGCCAGTTCAACGCGCGCCACGTCATGCAGGTACGTGACGGCGCCGTCAGGCGAAGTCTTCAGCACGATATCGCGGAATTCCTGTTCGGTCTGCAAGCGCCCCTGTGCGTTCACGTTCAACTGCAACGGCACGTTCGGCAAGGTCGGCGATGAACCGATCACACCAGCCGCCACCTGCACGTTCTGCTCGCGAATCGCGTTCACCACATCGGTCGCCGTCATGCCGCGTTGCGCGACTTTCTGCGGATCGAGCCAGATGCGCATCGAATAATCGCCCGAGCCCCAGAGCTGAACCTGCCCCACGCCCTGAATCCGCTCCAGCCGGTCCTTCACATTGATCAGCGCGTAGTTGCGCAGATACGTCATGTCGTAACGGTTATTCGGCGAGTTCAGGTGAACCACCATGGTGAGCGTCGGCGACGACTTGATCGTCGTCACGCCAAGACGCGTCACGTCTTCCGGCAAACGCGGCAACGCTTGCGACACGCGGTTCTGCACCAGTTGCTGTGCCTTGTCCGGGTCCGTGCCGAGCTTGAACGTCACCGTGATGTTCAGGTTGCCGTCGCTGTTCGCCTGCGACTGCATGTACAGCATGTCTTCCACGCCGTTGATCTGCTCTTCCAATGGCGACGCCACCGTTTCAGCAATCACCTTCGGGTTTGCGCCCGGATATTGCGCATGGACGACCACGGACGGCGGCACGACTTCCGGATACTCGGAGATCGGCAGCTTGAACATGGCGATGACACCCGCCAGCAGGATGAGCACCGACAGCACGCCCGCAAAGATCGGGCGGTCGATGAAAAACTTGGAAATGTTCATGACGATTTCTTTATAAGCATGAGAGGCTGCGCGCGCGTTTCCCGCAGCGTGTCCCGTACCGGAACTCGCCGCTGTCACGCACACCAGGAGCCACCGTTAAGCGGCTATAAAGCGCGTCTTATGAAGCTTGTTTTGTTGCCGGCGACGCACTCGCCATTGCTACCGCGTTGGGTTTCACGACATCGTTCGGACGCACGCGCTGCAGACCGTTCACCACGATCCGTTCGCCCGGCTGCAAGCCCTTCACGATCACGCGCAAACCATCGCTCTGGGTGCCGAGCGTGACTTCACGGTATTGAACGCGGCTGTCTTTATCGACGACCATGACGAATTTCTTGTCCTGGTCCGTACCGATAGCGGCATCTTCGATCAGCACTGCTGGATGCGGCGTCCCGCCGCCGACCTTGATGCGGGCATAGAGCCCCGGCAGCAGGGAACCGTCGTTGTTGTCGAAACGGGCACGCACGCGGATGGTGCCCGAGCCGGTATCCAGTTGGTTATCGACCGATGCCACCTTGCCTTCGCGCGAGAAACCATCTTCATTTGCAAGGCCGAGCGAAACCGGCACGCTTGAGCGTGAGTCGCGGCTCAGATAACGCAGGTAGGTTTGTTCATCGACATCAAACGATGCGTAGATGGGCGAGACCGAAACCAAAGTGGTCAGCAACGGCGCGCTGGAACCGGTGGAAACAATATTGCCCACCGTCATTTCCGCACGCGATACGCGACCCGACACAGGCGCCACGATATGCGTGTACGTCAGGTTGATCTTCGCGGTTTCGAGCGCCGCTTGCGCCGCCTTCAGGTTCGCCGCCGCCTCGTGCGCGGCGTTCTGCTTCTCGTCGTAATCGCGTTTGGCGATCGCATTGTCCGTGAGCAAACGCTCGGCGCGCGCCGCATCGGTCGATGTATAACCGTTGCGCGCCTGAGCCGCCGCGAGTTGCGCCGCAGCCTGGTCGACCGCCGCCACGTACGGACGCGGGTCGATCGTGAAGAGCGGATCGCCCTTCTTGACCAGCGCGCCGTCGGTGAAATGCACGGCTACGATCGTGCCGGGCACGAGCGGCCGGATATCGACTTTATCGACGGCTTCGAGGCGCCCCGAATAGTTCTGGTAGTCGGTGATGGTCTTCGAGACCACAGTGGCGACATCCACTTCCGTTGCGGGCGGCGCGGCCTGGACCGCGGCCTCGGCATTGTTGACCGGCAGGCCGAAACCGTGCATGGCAGTGTATGTGCCGATGCCTGCCACGACCAGCGTCGCCCCTAGCGCGACGGTAATTCGTTTGCGAGTGATGGACATGCGATGCTCCAATAAAGTCGTTGAGATTGTTTTAAATTTTTAGTGTGCTGCATGCGTCTTCGGCTTGGCGCGCGCGGGCCCTGGCCGCTGCGCATGATCGGTCCTATCCCGCAGCCGCTTCCTGAAGAACGCGACCACGTCGGCGAGCGCGGAGGGATCCGTGACCAGCCCGTAATGCGATGCGTCGACGTGGCGCGTCACTTCAGTCGGCACGCCCGCCGCGATCAGTTCGCCGGCGTATTTCTCGGCCTCGATATGCAACAGGTCATGCTGGGCGCTCGCGATCAATGCCGGCGGCAGTCCTGCAAGACGCCTCGATTCCAGCGGCGCCGCATACGGATGAAGCCGTTGCGAAGCATTGGGCAGATACGCCCGGTAACACTGCGCGCACTCGGACGCGCAGATGTCCGGTGACAGCACCTTGTTCTCGTCGGCCATGCGCGTCATGCTCGGGTCCAGCAAGGGCGCGAGCAACGCTTGCGCGTGGATTGCGATGTCACCGCGGTCCCGGGCAATCGCCGCAAGACACGTGGCTAAGTTGCCGCCTGCATCGTGTCCCGCCACGCCGATGCGATTTGCATCGGCCCCTTGTGCACGGGCGTTCGCCACCACCCACTGCGCCGCCCGGTATGCGTCTTCGGGCGCCGCCGGAAAAGGAAAGGCCGGCGCGAGCGAATAACCGACCGAGACGACCCACGCGGGGGTATCGCGGGCAATGGTCGTCGCTGCGATATCCGCGTCGTCGAGCGTGCCGCGAACAAACCCGCCGCCATGAAAATAAAGCACGACCGGCAGGACGGTGCCGTCCGATGCGGGGCGATAACTGCGCAAGGTTATGGGTTGCGCATGTCCCGCGATTCGAACATCCTCTATGCAGAGGCCCAGATCCAGCGTCGATGCCATGGTTATTTTCAGCGCGTCCGCGCCATCCCACCTTGATTGCGATGGGACGAATTCTGAGGTCTACGTCTTTCGAAATAAATGCCTATAATCCGGCAACACAATTCGGTCGCGCTGAACAATCACGATCAATTTGACACTGCCCATTCCTACAACATCCTCGCAGCGGCTTTATTCCATGCGCTGCAAAGATTTGACGGTGAGAGAAAAATGGACCGGCTACAAGCTATGCAGGTGTTTACAAGAGTCGTCGATACCAATAGTTTTTCGCGCGCTGCAGACACGCTGGATATGCCTCGCGCCTCGGTAACGACGATTATTCAAAACCTTGAAGCGTTTCTTAACGTGCGTCTTCTGCAACGTACGACACGACGCTTGAACCTCACGCCCGACGGTGCTGCTTACTATGAGCGCTGCGTGCGGATTCTCGCGGACATTGAAGAAACCGAGAGTTCATTCGCCAATACAGGAAAAGGTCCGCGCGGCAAATTGCGGATCGATATGCCGGGGTCGATCGGACGAATGATCGTCATGCCCCAATTATGTGAATTCCATACGCGTTATCCGGATATCGAGCTGATGATCGGATTCGGCGACAAACCGGTCGACCTGATTCAGGAAGGCGTGGACTGCGTGATTCGCGTGGGGACTTTGCAGGATTCTAGTCTTGTTGCAAGAAGGATTGGCGTTTTTCAAGGGCTGACCGCGGCGAGCCCGGATTATCTTGAACTGCATGGCGTGCCGCATACCATCGAGGAATTGCAGCAGCACACGGCGGTGAATTATTTTTCCAGCCGTACCGGCCGCGTGATGGATATGGATTTCGTCATCGATGGGAAATCCGTCGATGTGAAGATGCGTGGCGCCATCGCGGTGAACGATGCAGAGGCTTATCTGGCTTGCGGCGTGAAGGGCGTCGGGCTCGTGCAGATCGCACGATTCATGGCGCTGCCGTACCTGCGTTCGGGTGAGCTGGTCGAAGTGCTGCCGCAATGGAAGCCGTTGCCCATGCCTATTTCGGTCGTGTATCCCCATAACCGGCACTTGTCGCCCAAAGTGCGCGTGTTCGTTGACTGGGCCGCCGAATTGTTCGAGCGTTGCCCGTTGTTGTCCGGTCAGGAAGATGCGGAAGAGCGCTGCTTGCCAACAGCGACACCGCGTTCGGTTATCGTCAAGCACGGAACACCGGATGTTGCTGGAACCGCTGAAGTGGTCGTTTAAGAGCGCTTATTGAAGGGGTTTATTCGCGGGCTTTTTACGGCGAATAAACCCCTTTCTTTTGCAACGTCGCGGCGGTCGGCAATTCAATTCAGCACTTTCAACCATCCTCAGTGTAAGGGCTTAAGCCCCTATCGCACCGATAGATTTTCTCCGAAACCCCTTGGAATAAGGCGCTTTGCGATTGTTCGGATCTCGTGATTAATCAATTCGCCTAAGCATCATTTATCCCGCAGTCGCGGTTGACTACATTTCGTCCTGTCGCAGCGCGGCATCGCATTTGCCGCTGACTGCCCGTGCATCTATTCGAATGGCATCGATCTGATTCATGCCTTCGCTTGAACCGACAGGAGCATCACCGTGAAAACCGCAATCGCAGCGCTCTCGCTTTCCGCCGTATCCGCACTCGTTGCAACGACCGCCTTTGCCGATGGCGGCATCGGGCGCGCCGGAACCTATCAAACCGCAACGACGTCGCAAAGCACGATGACCCGCGAACAGGTCCGCGCCGAACTCGCCGCTTCTTATGCAAACGGAACACTGCCCGCATTGAACCGGAACACGTATCCGGATCGCAGCATGGCAGGTATCGCGATCGCCGCTCAGCACGATCAACGCGCTCGTGACGCGGCGCTCGCAGAAGAACGCAATCGTTCGATAGTCGAATTTGCCAACGGGTCCGTCACGCAAAGCGGCAAGGCACGAATCCAGTAATCGCCTTGAATGTGCATTGAATGTGCTTTGAACACACAGGAGCCGATCATGGATGATCTAGCACCGCTGGAAGACTTCTCCGCACTCGATGACTGGTTGCCCGAAGCGCAGCCGTTGTGGAAGCCGTTCAGGCCTCAGCTTGCCCGGGAAGAAGTGGCTGTAG containing:
- a CDS encoding efflux transporter outer membrane subunit produces the protein MKTLNIKRWLGLSALLGSLLVVAGCSLAPTYARPDVKEPAAFKETSQTVLAASEQGTWKTAQPSEQVMRGEWWTVFNDDTLNDLERQAADANQNLKAAAARVSESRAINQTARAGLFPTLDAGFGPTRERLSPASQFLPQNTNVPSQTLWRAQASASYEVDLFGRVSDSVKAANADTAQSEALFRSVQLALQADVAQNYFNLRELDAENDVFARTVALREQSLKLVQHRFAEGDISELDVARSRSELASARSDAMTVQRMRAASEHSLAVLLGKSASQFTMAANPLTPVDIKIPPGLPSSLLERRPDISAAERAMAAANSRIGVAKSAFFPSLNITGSGGFESATLGDLFNWSSRTFLLGPFAGTALNLPIFDGGRRKGNLANARAIYEEDVANYRQQVLVAFQEVEDNLSDLRILETQTQTQAEAVNASNRAAQLSRTQYTEGAINYLDVIDAERTVLQSQRTAVQLAGVQATSTVNLIRALGGGWGDMPVASAEPAVAASDASNASVASR
- a CDS encoding efflux RND transporter permease subunit, with amino-acid sequence MNISKFFIDRPIFAGVLSVLILLAGVIAMFKLPISEYPEVVPPSVVVHAQYPGANPKVIAETVASPLEEQINGVEDMLYMQSQANSDGNLNITVTFKLGTDPDKAQQLVQNRVSQALPRLPEDVTRLGVTTIKSSPTLTMVVHLNSPNNRYDMTYLRNYALINVKDRLERIQGVGQVQLWGSGDYSMRIWLDPQKVAQRGMTATDVVNAIREQNVQVAAGVIGSSPTLPNVPLQLNVNAQGRLQTEQEFRDIVLKTSPDGAVTYLHDVARVELAASEYGLRSLLDNKTAVAMAINQQPGANSLQISDTVRKTMKELQADMPAGVEYQIVYDPTQFVRSSIDAVIHTLAEAIALVVLVVIVFLQTWRASIIPLLAVPVSIIGTFSLLLAFGFSINALSLFGMVLAIGIVVDDAIVVVENVERNIEAGLSAREATYQAMREVSGPIVAIALTLTAVFVPLAFMSGLTGQFYKQFAMTIAISTVISAFNSLTLSPALAAMLLKGHDEPKDWLTRGMDRVFGGFFRQFNKVFKRGSEKYGKGVTGVINRKAVMVGIYVVLLAGAVMMGKIVPGGFVPAQDKEYLISFAQLPNGASLDRTEAVIRQMTDIARKTPGVQSAVEFPGLSVNGFTNSSSAGVVFVTLKPFDERKGRALSAGAIAGSLNQQYAVIKGSFIAVFPPPPVLGLGTLGGFKLQLEDRGALGYAALNDATQAFIKRASQSPELGPTFSSYQINVPQLNVDLDRVKAKQLGVSVTDVFSTMQVYLGSLYVNDFNRFGRVYQVRVQADAPFRANTEDIGLLKTRNANGEMVPLSSLVKVTPTYGPEMVVRYNGYTSADINGGPAPGYSSGQAQAAVERIAAETLPRGIKFEWTDLTYQQILAGNAALWVFPISVLLVFLVLAALYESLTLPLAVILIVPMSILSALVGVWLTGGDNNIFTQIGLMVLVGLSAKNAILIVEFARELEMQGRSIVEAAIEASRLRLRPILMTSIAFIMGVVPLVISSGAGSEMRHAMGVAVFFGMLGVTLFGLMLTPVFYVLLRKLAGGEHLVDKHGHNPHMRGVNASLEA
- a CDS encoding efflux RND transporter periplasmic adaptor subunit, whose protein sequence is MSITRKRITVALGATLVVAGIGTYTAMHGFGLPVNNAEAAVQAAPPATEVDVATVVSKTITDYQNYSGRLEAVDKVDIRPLVPGTIVAVHFTDGALVKKGDPLFTIDPRPYVAAVDQAAAQLAAAQARNGYTSTDAARAERLLTDNAIAKRDYDEKQNAAHEAAANLKAAQAALETAKINLTYTHIVAPVSGRVSRAEMTVGNIVSTGSSAPLLTTLVSVSPIYASFDVDEQTYLRYLSRDSRSSVPVSLGLANEDGFSREGKVASVDNQLDTGSGTIRVRARFDNNDGSLLPGLYARIKVGGGTPHPAVLIEDAAIGTDQDKKFVMVVDKDSRVQYREVTLGTQSDGLRVIVKGLQPGERIVVNGLQRVRPNDVVKPNAVAMASASPATKQAS
- a CDS encoding alpha/beta hydrolase — its product is MASTLDLGLCIEDVRIAGHAQPITLRSYRPASDGTVLPVVLYFHGGGFVRGTLDDADIAATTIARDTPAWVVSVGYSLAPAFPFPAAPEDAYRAAQWVVANARAQGADANRIGVAGHDAGGNLATCLAAIARDRGDIAIHAQALLAPLLDPSMTRMADENKVLSPDICASECAQCYRAYLPNASQRLHPYAAPLESRRLAGLPPALIASAQHDLLHIEAEKYAGELIAAGVPTEVTRHVDASHYGLVTDPSALADVVAFFRKRLRDRTDHAQRPGPARAKPKTHAAH
- a CDS encoding DUF4148 domain-containing protein; translated protein: MKTAIAALSLSAVSALVATTAFADGGIGRAGTYQTATTSQSTMTREQVRAELAASYANGTLPALNRNTYPDRSMAGIAIAAQHDQRARDAALAEERNRSIVEFANGSVTQSGKARIQ